The Caproicibacterium lactatifermentans genome contains a region encoding:
- a CDS encoding aminopeptidase: protein MNLQEDLKKYAHLIVCGGCNLQKGQELFINASLEAAPLVRLVAEEAYCVGAKDVTVEWADDKLTRLRFENAPMECLENFPKWRAQLQNSMAERGAAILSILSSDPQALSGVDSKKLLAYSKAAHLGAKAFYDGMDFGHNVWCIVGAASPSWAKRVFPRCSTVMAMDKLWKAIFHAAYVDTPDPVAAWQEHRRSFEKCCAFLNEKQFDRLVYHNSIGTDITVGLPKNHIWEGGGSKTVDGVAFYPNMPTEEIFTSPDRTRVNGTVHSALPLSYQGVLIDDFSLTLKDGRIISCSAAKGEDTLKEIIAADDGAKMFGECSLIPKQSPISEMGVLFYNTLFDENASCHFAIGLGFPECIQGGLNMSKEELIQHGINNSSMHVDFMLGTPDLSVTGITADGTEVPVFRDGGWAF from the coding sequence ATGAATTTACAGGAAGACCTAAAAAAGTACGCACATCTCATTGTCTGCGGCGGCTGCAATCTGCAAAAGGGGCAGGAGCTGTTTATTAATGCTTCCCTGGAGGCGGCGCCGCTGGTGCGTCTGGTTGCGGAAGAAGCTTACTGTGTCGGTGCCAAAGATGTAACTGTTGAGTGGGCGGACGACAAGCTGACGCGTCTGCGCTTTGAGAACGCGCCGATGGAATGCCTTGAAAATTTCCCGAAGTGGCGTGCGCAGCTGCAGAACAGCATGGCGGAACGCGGCGCGGCAATCCTTTCCATTTTAAGTTCCGACCCGCAGGCACTGTCCGGCGTGGACTCAAAAAAGCTTCTGGCTTACAGCAAGGCGGCCCATTTGGGCGCAAAAGCGTTTTATGATGGGATGGACTTTGGCCACAATGTTTGGTGCATTGTTGGTGCGGCGTCGCCATCGTGGGCAAAGCGCGTTTTCCCGCGCTGCTCCACGGTCATGGCAATGGATAAACTGTGGAAAGCCATTTTTCACGCCGCTTATGTGGATACGCCGGACCCGGTCGCCGCATGGCAGGAACACCGCAGGAGTTTCGAGAAGTGCTGTGCGTTCCTGAATGAGAAGCAGTTTGACCGGCTGGTGTATCACAACAGCATTGGTACGGATATTACGGTCGGTCTGCCGAAGAATCATATTTGGGAGGGCGGCGGCTCCAAAACAGTGGACGGCGTTGCGTTCTATCCCAATATGCCGACCGAGGAGATTTTCACTTCCCCGGACCGCACCCGTGTGAACGGTACGGTGCACAGCGCACTGCCGCTGAGCTATCAAGGTGTGCTGATTGATGATTTCAGTCTGACACTGAAGGATGGGCGCATTATCAGCTGTTCCGCCGCAAAAGGTGAGGATACGCTGAAGGAAATCATCGCCGCAGACGATGGTGCCAAAATGTTCGGTGAGTGCTCCCTGATTCCGAAACAGTCGCCCATCTCTGAAATGGGTGTGCTGTTCTACAACACACTGTTCGATGAGAATGCTTCCTGCCATTTTGCGATTGGCTTGGGCTTTCCGGAGTGCATTCAGGGCGGTTTGAATATGTCCAAAGAAGAGCTTATCCAGCATGGCATTAACAATTCCAGCATGCATGTGGACTTTATGCTGGGGACGCCCGACCTTTCTGTTACAGGCATTACGGCGGACGGCACAGAAGTTCCGGTCTTCCGTGACGGCGGCTGGGCTTTCTAA
- a CDS encoding sigma-E processing peptidase SpoIIGA, whose translation MYVDVLLAVNLFIDYFLLLLTAKFLHISVRRYRLLLGALIGSGGSLMILLPPLAPAEELLLRLGLSLPITLAAFGFGGFAAFFRRVLTFFLFSFALAGILLAVWYFVAPGGLFVKNSVIYFYVPPLLLIVLTLISYFILRLVQRAAGRGPLRHTVCQVHAKLGGREVSFSARIDTGSALTEPFSGLPVIVAEEQVLLPLPDDPPRAVPYTSVGGEGLLRAWRAEDCTLVFPEGGFCRAECYIACTKGKLAGGEYQALVPPSLLQDVETDSRNTRIQRKETGYAGKTEAMASASLRRARPLHKRTGNTAAAAHQRGRS comes from the coding sequence GTGTATGTGGATGTGCTGCTGGCAGTCAACTTATTTATCGATTATTTTTTGCTCCTTTTGACGGCTAAATTCCTGCACATCAGCGTACGCCGGTATCGGCTGCTGCTGGGCGCGCTCATTGGGTCCGGCGGTTCCCTGATGATTCTTCTTCCGCCGCTTGCTCCGGCAGAAGAGCTGCTCCTCCGGCTGGGGTTGTCGCTGCCTATTACATTGGCAGCGTTCGGCTTTGGCGGATTCGCCGCATTTTTCCGGCGGGTACTAACCTTCTTCCTTTTTAGCTTTGCGCTGGCAGGTATTTTGCTGGCAGTGTGGTATTTTGTGGCGCCCGGCGGGCTGTTTGTAAAGAACAGCGTCATTTATTTTTATGTGCCGCCGCTGCTGCTGATTGTACTGACGCTGATAAGTTATTTTATTCTGCGATTGGTGCAGCGCGCTGCAGGAAGAGGACCGCTTCGCCATACAGTGTGTCAGGTGCACGCAAAACTTGGCGGTCGAGAGGTTAGCTTTTCCGCACGGATAGACACCGGCAGCGCACTGACAGAGCCATTTTCAGGGTTGCCCGTGATTGTAGCGGAGGAGCAGGTCCTGCTGCCCCTGCCAGACGACCCGCCGCGTGCGGTGCCGTATACTTCCGTTGGCGGGGAGGGACTGCTGCGTGCATGGCGGGCGGAGGACTGTACACTGGTTTTCCCAGAGGGTGGTTTTTGCCGTGCAGAGTGCTACATAGCCTGCACAAAAGGTAAACTTGCCGGAGGTGAATATCAGGCACTGGTTCCGCCGTCTTTACTGCAGGACGTGGAAACAGACAGCAGAAACACCAGAATACAAAGAAAGGAAACTGGATATGCTGGAAAAACTGAAGCAATGGCTTCTGCATCTCTTCGCCGCGCCCGTCCACTACATAAACGGACCGGAAACACTGCCGCCGCCGCTCACCAAAGAGGAAGAAGCTAA
- a CDS encoding Lrp/AsnC family transcriptional regulator, translating into MDKIDAALLESLQEDARTPIKTLTKKVFLSAPAISARIEKLERQGIIRSYCAELDPIKLGYHIKAFINLQMTPDQKTEFYPFIRQCRNVLECDCVTGDYSMLIKVAYPSTAELDTFIGQLQHFGVTSTQIVFSTPVESRGVQVDPELAGN; encoded by the coding sequence TTGGATAAAATTGATGCAGCCCTGCTGGAAAGCCTGCAGGAGGACGCTCGCACCCCAATTAAAACCCTGACCAAAAAAGTGTTTCTATCCGCACCGGCCATTTCTGCCCGTATTGAAAAGCTGGAGCGGCAGGGCATCATCCGCAGCTATTGTGCCGAGCTGGACCCCATCAAGCTGGGCTATCACATCAAGGCCTTTATTAACCTGCAGATGACACCGGACCAGAAAACCGAATTTTATCCTTTCATTCGCCAGTGCCGCAACGTACTGGAGTGTGACTGCGTGACTGGCGACTACTCCATGCTGATTAAGGTGGCCTACCCCAGCACCGCCGAACTGGACACTTTCATTGGGCAGCTGCAACACTTCGGCGTCACCTCCACCCAAATTGTTTTTTCCACCCCAGTGGAGTCCCGCGGTGTGCAGGTGGACCCGGAACTTGCTGGAAACTAG
- a CDS encoding GNAT family N-acetyltransferase has protein sequence MNLIIRREKPDDRYAAEYMTKKAFWNLHVPGCSEHYLVHKLRRDAAYLPLLSRVAESNGQVVGAIYYARAFVQNGDERTEVLTFGPLAVEPSFQKQGVGSQLLETTMDLARQAGWKAILIYGEPEYYPKHGFITCDHFGITTPDGKNFPAFQGIELVSDGLKGISGQFHEPDVYSHLPQWEVDQYDRLFPYLEKRKLPGQWTT, from the coding sequence TTGAATTTAATTATTCGCAGAGAAAAGCCGGATGACCGGTATGCAGCGGAGTACATGACAAAGAAAGCGTTCTGGAACCTGCATGTACCGGGATGCAGTGAGCATTATTTGGTGCATAAGCTGCGCCGGGATGCAGCCTATCTGCCGCTTTTAAGCCGGGTGGCGGAAAGCAACGGACAGGTTGTCGGCGCGATTTATTATGCCCGTGCTTTTGTACAAAATGGTGATGAGCGGACCGAAGTGCTGACTTTTGGCCCGTTGGCGGTGGAACCGTCCTTTCAAAAGCAGGGAGTCGGCAGCCAACTGCTGGAAACAACAATGGACCTTGCCCGGCAGGCTGGTTGGAAGGCAATCCTGATATACGGGGAACCAGAGTATTACCCCAAACATGGGTTTATAACCTGCGACCATTTCGGTATTACCACGCCGGACGGCAAAAATTTTCCGGCATTTCAAGGGATCGAACTCGTCTCCGACGGACTGAAGGGTATCAGTGGTCAGTTCCATGAACCGGACGTATACAGCCATCTGCCGCAGTGGGAAGTAGACCAGTACGACCGTCTGTTTCCGTATCTGGAAAAACGGAAGCTGCCGGGGCAGTGGACCACATAA
- a CDS encoding aminopeptidase C, translating into MNFKGITKEEAVACSQSYQSSTLCHAMTNALYKNNVKDLAYCGAAMPDTQFQYSVEIPTLEVTNQKHSGRCWIFSALNLLRERVAEKCGLKKFELSQNYISFWDKFEKINYFLETIIDLKDRPVDDRLLTFVLQTGVADGGQWDMLVNLIEKYGVVPKSAMGETFQSSNTADMNHMLNTKLRQYAAKLRAADNPRSLKSAMLAEMYRFLCMCFGEPPKQFDFEYVDRDGKYNIVRGMNPKQFYDTYIGLDLRGNYVSIINSPTEDKPFSRTYTVDYLGNVADGSPVHYLNLPMEEVEDLIVRQLKDGQLVWFGSDVGQRGDREHGLWNTQLIDLDNTFGMDFTMSKADRLDYRESAMNHAMLITGVNLGENGKPTKWKIENSWSDQHGDKGYYQMSADWFDNFVYQAVIQKKYLSDAQKKALETEPIHLNPWDPMGTLAD; encoded by the coding sequence ATGAATTTTAAAGGAATTACAAAAGAGGAGGCTGTTGCTTGCAGCCAGTCCTACCAAAGCAGCACGCTGTGCCATGCCATGACCAACGCACTGTATAAAAACAACGTAAAGGACCTTGCCTACTGCGGCGCCGCCATGCCGGATACTCAGTTCCAGTATTCAGTGGAAATCCCTACGCTGGAGGTAACCAACCAGAAGCACAGCGGCCGCTGCTGGATTTTTTCCGCGCTGAACCTGCTGCGCGAGCGTGTCGCCGAAAAATGCGGCCTGAAAAAGTTTGAACTGTCCCAGAACTATATTTCTTTTTGGGATAAATTTGAAAAAATCAATTACTTCCTGGAGACAATCATCGACCTAAAGGATCGGCCGGTGGACGACCGTCTGCTGACCTTTGTACTGCAGACCGGCGTTGCGGACGGCGGTCAGTGGGATATGCTGGTAAACTTAATAGAAAAATACGGTGTTGTGCCAAAATCGGCTATGGGTGAAACGTTCCAGAGCAGCAACACGGCGGACATGAACCATATGCTGAATACCAAGCTGCGCCAGTACGCGGCAAAGCTGCGCGCGGCTGACAATCCCCGCAGCCTGAAATCCGCTATGCTGGCGGAAATGTACCGCTTCCTGTGCATGTGCTTTGGTGAGCCGCCGAAGCAGTTTGATTTTGAGTATGTCGACCGGGATGGCAAGTACAATATCGTCCGCGGCATGAACCCGAAGCAATTCTATGATACATATATAGGGCTGGACCTGCGCGGGAACTATGTGAGTATTATCAATTCGCCTACCGAGGATAAGCCGTTCAGCCGCACCTACACCGTTGACTATCTGGGCAACGTGGCGGATGGCAGCCCGGTGCATTACCTCAACCTGCCTATGGAGGAGGTTGAGGACCTTATTGTCCGTCAGCTGAAGGACGGCCAGCTGGTTTGGTTCGGCAGCGATGTCGGCCAGCGCGGCGACCGGGAGCACGGCCTGTGGAACACACAGCTGATTGACCTGGACAACACATTCGGCATGGACTTTACCATGAGCAAGGCTGACCGGCTGGACTACCGCGAGAGTGCCATGAACCACGCCATGCTGATTACCGGTGTCAATTTGGGCGAAAACGGCAAGCCAACCAAGTGGAAGATTGAAAACAGCTGGAGCGACCAGCATGGCGATAAGGGCTATTATCAGATGAGTGCCGACTGGTTTGACAACTTTGTGTATCAGGCCGTTATTCAGAAAAAGTACCTTTCCGATGCCCAGAAGAAAGCGCTGGAAACAGAACCGATTCACCTGAATCCGTGGGACCCGATGGGCACGCTTGCGGACTGA
- a CDS encoding heavy metal-binding domain-containing protein: MMLGIVKDSTIRCKNIGGWRAEKMGADAIVNIRYATSSIMQGAAGVIVYGTAVKVKA; encoded by the coding sequence ATGATGCTGGGCATTGTGAAGGACTCCACCATTCGGTGCAAAAACATTGGTGGGTGGCGAGCCGAAAAGATGGGGGCCGACGCGATTGTCAATATTCGCTATGCGACTTCTTCAATTATGCAGGGAGCGGCGGGAGTGATTGTCTACGGTACGGCCGTTAAAGTAAAAGCGTAA
- the gatB gene encoding Asp-tRNA(Asn)/Glu-tRNA(Gln) amidotransferase subunit GatB yields the protein MSNYELVAGLETHVELATKTKIFCSCTTEFGGEPNTHCCPVCIGLPGSLPKLNKKVVEYAIMAGLATHCDIAEVSKMDRKNYVYPDLSKAYQISQYDMPLCTNGYIQLSNGRKVRITRIHIEEDAGKLVHSRGNTYVDYNRGGVPLIEIVSEPDIRSPEEAKEYVEKMQFLMRYIGVSDCKMEEGSMRCDVNISVRPQGSSQLGTRTEIKNMNSISFITKAMAYEYDRQCDLLDSGEKVVQETRRYNEADECTESMRGKEDAQDYRYFPEPDLPTIHVSHKSVERLRKSLPEDPRERAERWENQYGISDTDSQQLMRYRSVADYFDKAAAGLENGKAAASCILGQMFRRMETEADKEAFAVTVPPENLNALLKLLDAGKLRMNLVKSTLEKMLDTGKPLSAFLTEKDLAGIDDKQLDALCHEALQENPKAAEDYRAGKEKAVKSLVGYVMKSTRGRADAQKTEALLKQLIAAEA from the coding sequence ATGAGTAACTATGAACTGGTAGCCGGATTAGAAACACACGTGGAACTGGCCACCAAAACGAAAATTTTCTGCAGCTGCACAACTGAATTCGGCGGTGAGCCAAATACCCACTGCTGCCCTGTGTGCATTGGTCTGCCTGGCTCCCTGCCCAAGCTGAATAAAAAAGTAGTGGAATACGCCATTATGGCGGGACTTGCCACACACTGCGACATTGCAGAAGTCAGCAAAATGGACCGTAAAAACTACGTCTATCCCGACCTGTCGAAAGCCTACCAAATTTCGCAATATGATATGCCGCTGTGCACCAACGGCTACATTCAACTTTCCAATGGGCGGAAAGTGCGTATTACCCGTATTCACATTGAAGAAGACGCCGGCAAGCTGGTTCACTCCCGTGGAAACACCTATGTAGACTACAATCGTGGCGGTGTTCCGCTGATTGAGATTGTCAGTGAACCGGACATTCGCTCACCGGAAGAAGCCAAAGAATATGTGGAAAAAATGCAGTTTCTTATGCGCTATATCGGTGTTTCCGACTGCAAAATGGAAGAAGGTTCTATGCGCTGTGACGTAAATATTTCCGTACGCCCACAGGGCAGCAGTCAGCTGGGCACCCGCACCGAGATTAAAAACATGAACAGCATCAGCTTCATCACCAAAGCAATGGCATATGAATATGACCGCCAGTGTGACCTGCTGGACAGCGGCGAAAAAGTAGTGCAGGAAACGCGCCGGTACAATGAGGCGGACGAATGCACCGAAAGTATGCGCGGCAAAGAGGATGCACAGGACTACCGGTATTTTCCGGAACCAGACCTGCCGACCATTCATGTTTCACACAAATCCGTGGAAAGGCTGCGGAAATCTTTACCAGAAGACCCGCGGGAACGCGCAGAACGCTGGGAAAACCAGTACGGCATCAGCGATACAGACTCACAGCAGCTCATGCGCTACCGCAGTGTTGCAGATTATTTTGACAAAGCAGCCGCTGGTCTGGAAAATGGAAAAGCCGCTGCCTCCTGCATTTTGGGGCAGATGTTCCGCCGTATGGAAACCGAAGCGGATAAAGAAGCTTTCGCTGTCACGGTTCCGCCGGAAAACCTCAATGCCCTGCTAAAGCTGCTGGATGCTGGCAAGCTGCGGATGAATCTGGTAAAATCCACACTGGAAAAGATGCTGGATACCGGCAAACCCCTGTCCGCTTTCTTGACGGAAAAGGACCTCGCCGGCATTGATGACAAGCAGCTGGATGCATTGTGCCATGAAGCACTGCAGGAAAATCCGAAAGCCGCAGAGGACTACCGAGCTGGAAAAGAAAAAGCCGTTAAATCACTGGTCGGTTATGTAATGAAATCTACCCGTGGACGTGCAGACGCACAAAAAACAGAAGCGCTGCTGAAACAGCTGATTGCTGCCGAAGCATAA
- a CDS encoding folate family ECF transporter S component — protein MQKRTAFLSLFRDSAAELKKLPSLVTAALLLALQVVLAGYSIDVLPFLRISFSYLASAVTGMLFGPTVAMLSAAAGDILGYCVHPSGVYFPPYMLTAMFSGCLYGIFLYHSPIRLSRVIASKSLVTVFSNLLMNTLWNSMVYGKSFFAILPIRIVKNLVLLPVEIALLFVVCKAAQKVYNTAFLRCGISPRKG, from the coding sequence ATGCAAAAGCGTACTGCCTTTCTGTCGTTGTTCCGTGATTCCGCCGCAGAACTGAAAAAGCTGCCGTCCTTGGTAACTGCGGCACTGCTGCTGGCACTGCAGGTTGTGCTGGCCGGGTACAGCATCGATGTGCTTCCTTTCCTGCGCATCAGCTTTTCCTACCTTGCCAGCGCGGTGACCGGTATGCTTTTTGGCCCGACCGTCGCCATGCTGTCCGCCGCGGCGGGAGATATCCTGGGTTACTGTGTGCACCCAAGCGGCGTATACTTTCCACCGTATATGCTGACCGCCATGTTCAGCGGCTGCCTGTACGGCATTTTCCTGTACCACAGCCCCATACGTCTTTCCCGTGTCATCGCCTCCAAATCACTGGTCACGGTTTTTAGCAATCTATTGATGAACACGCTGTGGAATTCCATGGTATATGGCAAATCTTTTTTTGCCATTCTGCCCATCCGTATTGTGAAGAATCTAGTCCTTTTGCCGGTGGAGATCGCTCTGCTCTTCGTTGTTTGCAAAGCCGCACAAAAAGTGTACAACACGGCTTTTCTGCGGTGTGGCATTTCACCGCGGAAAGGCTGA
- the sigE gene encoding RNA polymerase sporulation sigma factor SigE: MLEKLKQWLLHLFAAPVHYINGPETLPPPLTKEEEAKVYEEMAADVPNAREPLITHNLRLVVYIAKKFESPGAGAEDLISIGTIGLIKAVNTFRPEKKIKLATYASRCIENEILMYLRKSSQLKNEISIDDPLNVDWDGNELLLADVLGSDSDTVSSGIETENDRRMLLEAVYALPPRERRIMEMRFGLNSQKEHTQKQVADALGISQSYISRLEKRIIARLRHDLEKAG; this comes from the coding sequence ATGCTGGAAAAACTGAAGCAATGGCTTCTGCATCTCTTCGCCGCGCCCGTCCACTACATAAACGGACCGGAAACACTGCCGCCGCCGCTCACCAAAGAGGAAGAAGCTAAAGTTTATGAAGAAATGGCGGCAGATGTACCCAATGCTCGGGAACCGCTGATTACACACAATCTGCGTTTGGTCGTTTATATCGCCAAAAAGTTCGAGTCGCCGGGGGCGGGGGCTGAGGACCTCATTTCCATCGGCACCATCGGGCTGATTAAAGCAGTGAACACGTTCCGGCCGGAAAAGAAAATTAAGCTTGCGACTTATGCTTCCCGCTGCATCGAAAATGAAATTCTTATGTATCTGCGCAAATCCAGCCAGCTGAAAAACGAGATTTCCATAGATGACCCGCTGAATGTCGACTGGGACGGCAATGAACTTTTGCTGGCCGATGTATTGGGCAGCGACAGCGATACAGTCAGTTCCGGCATCGAGACCGAGAATGACCGCCGCATGTTGCTGGAGGCGGTGTATGCGCTGCCTCCGCGGGAGCGGCGGATTATGGAAATGCGTTTCGGGCTGAACTCCCAAAAAGAGCATACGCAGAAACAGGTGGCGGACGCACTTGGCATTTCGCAGTCTTACATATCTCGGCTGGAAAAGCGAATTATTGCCCGGCTGCGGCATGACCTTGAGAAAGCGGGGTGA
- a CDS encoding tRNA 2-thiocytidine biosynthesis TtcA family protein, producing MEKYQEVERSIIKKYRKPIWNRFIGGIKDYELIKPGDKIAVCISGGKDSVLLACCMQHLIKYTEIPFSLQFIAMDPGYNPQNRALLLSNCQLLHIPVKVYDSDIFRVTAGEEKSPCYLCARMRRGYLYRYAQDLGCNKIALGHHFDDVIETILMSMLYGAEMRTMMPKLHSKNFAGMELIRPLYYVRERDILAWKRYNGLQFLQCSCRFTEEGAHKPNGGGKRAQVKALIAALRADNPQVDTNIFRSAQGVNLETVLSWRRGSTARNFLDDYDGCKK from the coding sequence ATGGAGAAATATCAGGAAGTGGAACGCAGCATCATTAAAAAATACCGCAAACCCATCTGGAACCGCTTTATCGGCGGTATCAAGGACTATGAGCTGATAAAACCCGGTGACAAAATCGCCGTATGTATTTCCGGCGGTAAAGACAGCGTCCTGCTGGCCTGCTGTATGCAGCATCTTATAAAGTATACGGAAATTCCGTTTTCCCTGCAGTTCATTGCCATGGACCCAGGGTATAATCCGCAAAACCGTGCACTGCTGCTTTCCAACTGTCAGCTGCTGCACATTCCGGTAAAGGTCTATGACAGCGACATTTTCCGTGTAACGGCCGGCGAAGAAAAATCGCCCTGCTATTTGTGCGCGCGTATGCGGCGCGGCTACCTGTACCGATATGCACAGGACCTGGGGTGCAATAAAATTGCACTGGGGCATCATTTTGATGATGTGATAGAAACCATCCTGATGAGTATGCTGTATGGCGCAGAAATGCGCACCATGATGCCCAAACTGCACAGTAAAAACTTTGCCGGCATGGAGCTTATCCGCCCACTGTACTACGTGCGGGAACGTGACATTCTGGCATGGAAGCGTTACAACGGCCTGCAGTTTTTACAGTGTTCCTGCCGTTTCACCGAAGAGGGCGCCCATAAACCAAACGGCGGCGGAAAGCGTGCCCAGGTGAAGGCACTGATTGCTGCCCTGCGTGCGGACAACCCTCAGGTGGACACCAATATTTTCCGCAGCGCACAGGGCGTTAATCTAGAAACCGTGCTCAGCTGGCGGCGCGGCAGCACTGCCCGTAACTTTTTAGATGACTATGACGGCTGCAAAAAATGA